TACCAAGAAAGCCTCTGGGATCTTTAGAAGGACTAGCATAAAGAAGTGGTTGGTTGTTAACAAGACCCTGAGACAtaaaagttcttaaaagatcCATATGATGCGGTGCTTCAGGATCTTCCATCACCATTACTAAGCTCCCTAAAGGATAACCACCACCTAGTATCCctggaaacaaataaaagattcaTCCTTTTAGCACCAAAACCAAATTCTCTCATGTAAATACAAAAGGGAGGAAGTCTCACTGTCAAGATCACGAATCCCGGTAGAAATAAAGGTTGTGCCATTAGGACCGCATTTGAGACCAGGTATCTGAGGTGATGACACAACTGATATGTTGCGAGAGAAGCTGCTGCTTCCACTACTACGAACGTTTGGTGCAGCCATAGTTGAATTAATCAAATCACACAAGCAACTCACTCTAGGTTTCAAAAATCTACGGCGAAGAAAGGAaacgcagaaaaaaaaaaaaaacccttcttttttgttttcgcCGTAGTTCAATTTCACGGCGCAGAGTGACGCGGCTGGGTGTGGGTCTTCGGTTCTATAGAAGACTCTTTGTGTCTCAGAGGGTTTACACTCAAACCAAACGATAAGAAGCAAACCATTAAACAACCGTAATATGAAAAAGATACAATAGAGATTTTATTATATCGTAAGTCGCATAAAAAAATGGAGTTCCGTATATATTGTACCAAGGCCATCATCATCCATGACTTTGGCAGGTCCACGTtactacaacaaaaaaagtgtgtgtgtgtgttttttcatttttcttgcttttaatATAAGTCGTCAAAGAACacttttgatatatttctctatttttaaagGTTCTTCCTTTCACCCAAAATCGGTGAGAAAAAAATCCTAACTTTTTaatctcacacacacacacagacactCTTCTTTTGGcgatttgattttgttattgcTTTTATAGATTGTGGGAATAGTTtgttaagagagagagagagatggggagaTTGTTCTTGGTGAATTTGGAAGGTAAGTCTTACAGTTGTAAGCACTGCAAGACCAATCTTGCTCTCTACGATGATGTCGTCTCTAAGGTTTGAATCTGatttgatttctgggttttttactttttttttcctgctaAAATCTTAATCTGGGTTATTATTGcgattttgtttcttactgaTGATCAGATCATTATTTGGGTGTTTCTTTCTCACTATGATTGTGTTTTGATGTTTAGATGATCTAAGTTTGATTGAGAAAGATCATGTGCCTTTTGATGATATCTGGAATCTTGATGATCATATCTCTCGATCATGGATACATTTATCATTGGGGTACTTTGTTTGGAGACTGTCCTGCATTTTTATTGCATCTTGGTTGTTTAGTTGCTAAGCTCTCTGATGTAGGCAATTAGATCAATGTATGCTTCAAACGTTGTTAgattctttctcctctttctatGGTTCGTGATCTTGAGATTATCCTCTGCCTAAGCCGTGTTATATATCTTGGATTTGATTGTGGTTTTGATGCTAAATGCAATCAGTTAGTCTTAATCGTTGAAGACATTGTCAGACTCTGTCCTCTTCCAATGGTTAAATGAGTTGGAGTCTTTGATCTTACTTGGGTTTTACATGGCTTCACAATGTCTTAGTATTGTGTTGGCATATGCAAGATACTGACACCATCTTGTTTGactgtttttactttttagtcaTTTCAATCCCGGCATGGGAAAGCTTACCTCTTCAGTAAGGTgtaagttttcttcttcaagtttgaTTTGGGTTTTTTGGGAAGCCAAATATGAAGAGCATATGCAATTTCACACAAGCTGTTGATGGATTAGGAAGAGCTTATTCAATATCACCAGTTTTGGATTTGTGTGGACAGAGTGAATGTGTATGCTGGGAAGGAGGAAGATAGGATGATGATGACGGGATTGCACACCGTTGTCGATATTTACTGTGTCAAATGCGGTTCTTATGTTGGATGGAGATATGTAAGatgtttcttctccttcttctccttcttcttcttctattttttgttggtttgtgcATTTGACTCTTGCTTGCTTATCTAATCTTATTGATAACTATTCAGgagtttgcttttgagaagaaTCAAAAGTACAAGGAAGGCAAATCTGTTCTGGAAAGGTTAATACCCGACTAATCTTAATTTGCTGATGTATTTTCTCTGAGAGATATTCTTGAGGTGATGCATTTGTTCATATTCTTGACAGGTACAAGGTTTGGGGTCCAGATGGGAACAATTATTGGGTGGCTCAAGAAGTTGAAGCCGGAGACAGCGATACTGATGAAGCTTGATCTCCTAATTCTTATCTGATTTGTACATTCTCTCCtactctttcatctttcttcattctttttccAATGTTTTCATTTCTCCTTTTGTAAACCATCCATCTTACATTAGAACAGCTTCAAGAGATCAACTGTTTTGGTCTTGCTGCAAGCCTGCAACTACTTTTGGACTCATAGTTAAAAAGATCTCTCATTATCTTATATGCTCAAGTTTAGATTGTTTCCATACTTAATTACTTCATGAAGTACATAGCTTGAACAGAGCTGCACATTCCGATTTACAACTTACCAACTCAAACCAAACTCACTTCGGTTTTAATGTTTTATCATAAGAACACTCTGCAAACGTTTGCGGTTTGCTTTACTTTAATTCGATGAGAATATTTGCCAAACTAAGACAAATGTTTCATTCATTAAAGCACGGGTTTGATTCAATCTTGTTAAGTTAATTATGGTTTTATCCCCAGCTCTAATTTGTGGAACCTGAACCCGTCTATGTAGATAAATACATACATTGGTTTCAAAATTAAGGAAAACTAATATACTATTTCTATCCATAGAATCATATTTTGggaaattttggagaaaatgtAGAATTAGATCAAAATTAAGAGAAACATGATATTACTGTTAATAATGTTACAAAATGCTTTTTAAAGTGGCTTGAGTTAAGCTTTAATGTTACCGGAGTTCGTACACCATTCTCTCTGAGAGCTCTGCTCCAACGACTTTCCGGTAATTAACCAACCTCGATTCCAGTTGTTTCAGAACCATCCGATTCTTGATACGTGGTATATCCTTCAAAGACaagtttttaacaagtttttacAAAGATTGAGAATTTGATGATcttaaaaaacacacacaaaaaaaaaaggagagagcaATGATAGCGAGATACTGTCATACTGATCGTACCTTGTATCGAAGTCGAGGTCCATCAAAACTGATAAGGATATTGGTAATGTCACTTCGGTTTCTTCTAGAGTCTGAGTCTTCATCAGAGTTATacatttcatcatcatcatcatcatcatcatcatcatcatcatcatcatttgtaACCCCTTGTTCCATGTCTTCATGTTCACTCGTGGATTCCCCTAGGGTTTCAGAAgcttgagatgatgatgatgatcgagaAACCTTAGTGTAATTGGACAAGACGGAATATGGCTTTTTATCAAGCAGAGGCTTGGCTACTTCGAACGGAACCCATCTGAGAAGAAAATACAAGAAAAGCAATTAGATTCTCCCTCAAATGACAACATAATGTGGTCttacttttgtgtttttgggAACTTACTGGTAACGTAAAGGACATAAAAGCTCGGATGGACGATAGGCTGCTTTATATTTCATTTTGCTGCAGGAATGTATGTAATAGCCAAGATAGTAATACTCAAGGGTAGAGCAATGAGCTTGGTTTTGTTTCACCCAATCGATTTCTTGCAGAGCTGAGTAGTTTCCAATAGACAAGGATGCAAAATCCGGATCCCAGAATAGGTATTTACTCGACAAACATGTAGGAAGAATGTCGATCACCCCAACAGCAATTAGACGGTCATCAACTCGGTATTGTTGATGGAAAGAACCGAAGCCACAAGGAGGAACCTTTTCTTGATCATCATAACTTGAAGGCGGAACTTCAATCAATGGAGTGTCGACCAAAAACCTTTTGTATGAAGTCTCCGAGATGCTCTCCGGCTTATCATTATGCACTTTCAGTTGATACCGTTTGTATAATTCATATTCCTCTGGATCAAAACTCGACCTTTTCAAGTGCATCTCCAGCTTCCTCTTTCTTGCATGGAGGTTGTTTGAAGAAGACTTTGTCATTGTAGTACCGAggccttcttcttcatttctatCTGAGGAAGTAACTCGGGTAGCTGAAAGGAAGTTGATATGGCCTTTGCAGACCTTAACTTTAAAACCAGTAAATTCTCCCACCTTATTCATTGCGCTTAACAGTTTCTCAGACACAACCTCTGGTAATAATCTGCtttcttcaacttttttgtttctctcgcCTTCCTCacgtgtttgtgtgtgttttatagCAGCTGCTATTGGAAAAGCAATGTTGCTGGTGTATAAGAGTTCTTCTGACCCTTCAGCTAGTTTCTTCCTTTTAGCAGAGATAACTTTCTTCACTGAAGCTTTGGGAATCTGAATATTACAAGGAAACTCCCCACTTCGTATGCATCTTTGTACCGCATTATCAATTTGTTCAGACAAATCTTTCATGATTGGTTCCACTtcattgttttgttctgttttagcAGCTCCAAGCGATTTTCTCACCGACACTGAAACTTCACGGGAGAAAGAAATGTCTTGCTCTTCTGTTTGCTCACTCGGTTTTGCATCTAGTTCACCATCCAAGAACCTTTGCACACAACAACATCACAGAAACAGTTAAAAAAGAGAAGGCAGTTTCCCATTTCGAGACTCCATTGAAGAAGTTGGTTACACAATTTTGGCAAGACGTTttaaaagcaagaagaaaggttttaaaacataattgggaaaaaaaaaaagaatcctaTTGTGGTACAAATTTCATATATTGATCCAAagaaaggaaggagaagagtgCATCcatagatatacatatattaccTTTCCAGTCTTCTACGCACTCGCTGCTGCTCTTTAGAAGGAACAAAATCACTAGCTTTCAAACGGATTGTATAAGAAGGGCAACAAGTTTTCTCCATCTCAGGTTTGTAAAGGAAGCAACCAGATCGTCTCCATCCACGGTCAAGAAGAGCTactcaaaaagaaaagcaaagacaCATCAAAATGATCACTAAACTCAGAAAgagcaaaaaaacataaatcaaaatggTGAACAGAGGACATTGAATCGAAGATAAAGTTCAAAGTTTTGTGCTTGCACATAATCAAACCTATCAATCTCTACTTCTCTAGAAGTGGATGCAACAAACCTTGGTAGTCATTAACGGTGAGACTCTCTGTCCATAACCCTGAAATGGTAATGAGACACGATCACTGAGACTGAGTTATCAATACAAACCATGGACATTAGGTAAGTTTCATAAACATAAGAATCACATATCTTTCTCGTTCAGGTAAAAGCATCAATGATGCTCAATGATCGTTCAAATTTTCCTAATCTTTTTCTATTCGACTTAGCTGAATGAGTCAGATCAATTCAACGACCAAATctaggaaaaaagaaattttcaaaagtttcaatGGCGAGGGAACGAACCGTGAGAGATACTGGAGCGGGAAGAAGATTTACAGTAACCGCAAGTGGATCTGTTAAGTCCACAATCAGCGACTATACTCTCTCCGCCGAAGCCTCCGCCACGACTGCTACTTGCCTTATCTTTCGTCTTCGCTTTCTTCGACGACATGATGATCGGAGAGAATTCACAATCACAACGATGAATAGTCACGGTGAGCTCATTTCCCTTTcccgatgaagaagaagctcctgcTTTTCTTTGGAAAAAGAGATCAACGTTCTGtggtttttatcaaaataaacgACACGAAGTTCCCTTCTttaacattagaaaaaaacGTCACGCGTGTTATGATGTCAATTTGGGCCTTAAAGCCTAATATCAACAAAGTAAACAAGAGCCGTCAGATCAGAAGTTAAACAAACAATTACAAACCGTTAGATTTTCGGATCGCCGCGAAAACCCTAGCTTCCTTCATCCGCCGCCTCTTAACACACTCCGAAACAGAGGAGTGGAcacatttgagttttttttatctagCAAGCAACAATGGTGAAGGCAAcgaaagcagagaagaagatcgCTTACGACGCAAAGCTATGTCAGCTTATCGACGAATACACTCAGATCCTAGTCGTTGCCGCCGACAACGTCGGATCGACTCAGCTTCAGAATATCAGGAAAGGTCTTCGTGGAGACTCAGTGGTTCTCATGGGGAAGAACACTATGATGAAACGTTCCGTTAGGATCCACTCCGAAAACACTGGAAACACTGCCGTTTTGAATCTCCTTCCTCTGCTTCAGGTTTGATTTCAGCTTCTCGGAAAATGTTGgagatttgagatttttctCGGTTTGTAATTTGCAATTGTTTATGTGTTTGGTATTTAGGGAAATGTTGGTTTAATCTTCACCAAGGGTGACCTTAAGGAAGTGAGCGAGGAGGTTGCCAAATACAAGGTTGGTTTTGTTCTTATAGCAAATGTTTGATTAGTCTGTGTAGCTCATTTGTATCAAATTGTGTATTGGATTGTGTAAAAGTTTGATGCTTTCTCTCTCAATGTGATTGGATTGTGTAAAAGCTTGATGCTTTCTCTTTCAATGTGTATTGGATTGTGTAAAAGCTTTATGCTTTCTCTTTAAATGTGATTGGATTTGTAAATGGAAGTCTTTTATGATATGGACAGGTTGGTGCTCCTGCTCGTGTGGGTTTGGTTGCTCCAATTGATGTGGTTGTTCAACCTGGTAACACTGGTCTCGACCCATCTCAGACATCTTTCTTCCAGGTTTGCTTTAATCATGCATTTGTAATGCTccattggttttgttttgaatacGAAATCTGTGTTTATTGAAACATGAATGTGTTTTTGGAATGTTTAGGTGCTTAACATTCCAACTAAGATTAACAAGGGTACTGTCGAAATTATCACCCCTGTGGAGCTTATCAAGCAAGGTGACAAGGTCGGGTCTTCTGAGGCTGCCCTTCTAGCCAAGCTCGGGATTAGACCTTTCTCATATGGTCTTGTTGTTCAGTCCGTTTATGACAATGGATCAGTCTTTAGCCCTGAGGTTCTTGATCTTACAGAAGATCAACTTGTGGAGAAGTTTGCTTCTGGTATCTCCATGGTTACTTCCTTGGCTCTAGCTGTTTCTTACCCTACTCTTGCTGCTGCGCCACACATGTTCATCAATGCCTACAAGAATGCGTTGGCTATTGCTGTTGCCACTGACTACACTTTCCCTCAAGCAGAGAAGGTCAAGGAATTCTTGAAGGTTAGTCGTTAAACTGTACATCTTTTTATGTGATAGTTCCTGAAGCTTGGATTATTGTTCTTTAATGCTAACTCTCGGGTGTAAATTTGGAATGCAGGATCCTAGCAAGTTTGTTGTTGCTGCAGCGGCAGTGTCTGCGGATGCAGGTAGTGGTGGTGCTGCACAATCTGGAGGTGCTGCTAAggtagaggagaagaaagaagagtcaGACGAAGAAGACTATGATGGTGGTTTCGGTTTGTTCGACGAAGAGTAGGTTTTGCCTTTTTGTCGTGGCTTATACGTGGTGCTTCGTTTGTAGTAATGTTGATCtcagttttgtttggtttaaaacaaattcagattttattttattgtccttttttggaaagacttcaTTTACCAACGTCAAAAGATATGTTCGGTAGAAAAGAAATGATATGTTTTTTCTTagtaaacacaaacacaacagtATTTGGGTTTAACACAATCAGAGACCAAAATGTTTTGGTTGTTATGTTTGTTTGGATTCCATCAGAAAAACGATTGAGTTGGTAGCTTAAGTAGGAAATGTACATGGTACGATATGTATAAATCGATGTTTGTTGCTCGATACCTCTCATATGCAGTAGGATTAAAGTTATGTCACTGACTCATATTGGAATGTACCTACCAGGGTACTATAATTTAgataaactaaagaaaaaaattgatcttttgTAGATTTAAACCTTGTgtttaaacaaaacaatgtcaCATTTGCTTGCCAAAACTTGTCGATTGATATACGTACACTGTCGTGTGCCTTCTAAAAGTattctgatgaagaagacacTAAACACGATTTTACAAAACGTACGATATATTTGAGGTATTACACTTTTCCATTGAACGATGAAAAAGTTTACGTATATATGTTCTTATGCTTTCCTTCGCCGTTAGGCTCTTTGCCCTAAGATCTCACGCGTGCCCTAATTTCATGCCTTGAAACCATCCTGGTTTCCTACTTTTCTGCTTAATTTGTGTAACTATGAAATATGTAGAGAATATGTTATGCATTTAAGTTTTGGAGGCTATCTATCACACGCCTAAAATTAGTCCGTGTGTTGTTAAATCTGTAAAATGTTAGCTATTgacaaaacacaaatattttagcTATTGAGAAAAAACAATAACTTCCAAAGCTTTATTTAGTTCATAAATAAGGTATTTTCTGGAGTAAAAACCATTAGCTATATCAGTTGATCAagttaataatttgatttatcaaatgttaaagtgaagctATTTTACTCCCACTTACGCATCTTAAAGTGCTTAGAAAAAAGTGG
The Camelina sativa cultivar DH55 chromosome 15, Cs, whole genome shotgun sequence DNA segment above includes these coding regions:
- the LOC104745325 gene encoding arginyl-tRNA--protein transferase 2-like isoform X1, producing MSSKKAKTKDKASSSRGGGFGGESIVADCGLNRSTCGYCKSSSRSSISHGLWTESLTVNDYQALLDRGWRRSGCFLYKPEMEKTCCPSYTIRLKASDFVPSKEQQRVRRRLERFLDGELDAKPSEQTEEQDISFSREVSVSVRKSLGAAKTEQNNEVEPIMKDLSEQIDNAVQRCIRSGEFPCNIQIPKASVKKVISAKRKKLAEGSEELLYTSNIAFPIAAAIKHTQTREEGERNKKVEESRLLPEVVSEKLLSAMNKVGEFTGFKVKVCKGHINFLSATRVTSSDRNEEEGLGTTMTKSSSNNLHARKRKLEMHLKRSSFDPEEYELYKRYQLKVHNDKPESISETSYKRFLVDTPLIEVPPSSYDDQEKVPPCGFGSFHQQYRVDDRLIAVGVIDILPTCLSSKYLFWDPDFASLSIGNYSALQEIDWVKQNQAHCSTLEYYYLGYYIHSCSKMKYKAAYRPSELLCPLRYQWVPFEVAKPLLDKKPYSVLSNYTKVSRSSSSSQASETLGESTSEHEDMEQGVTNDDDDDDDDDDDDDEMYNSDEDSDSRRNRSDITNILISFDGPRLRYKDIPRIKNRMVLKQLESRLVNYRKVVGAELSERMVYELR
- the LOC104745326 gene encoding 60S acidic ribosomal protein P0-3, yielding MVKATKAEKKIAYDAKLCQLIDEYTQILVVAADNVGSTQLQNIRKGLRGDSVVLMGKNTMMKRSVRIHSENTGNTAVLNLLPLLQGNVGLIFTKGDLKEVSEEVAKYKVGAPARVGLVAPIDVVVQPGNTGLDPSQTSFFQVLNIPTKINKGTVEIITPVELIKQGDKVGSSEAALLAKLGIRPFSYGLVVQSVYDNGSVFSPEVLDLTEDQLVEKFASGISMVTSLALAVSYPTLAAAPHMFINAYKNALAIAVATDYTFPQAEKVKEFLKDPSKFVVAAAAVSADAGSGGAAQSGGAAKVEEKKEESDEEDYDGGFGLFDEE
- the LOC104745325 gene encoding arginyl-tRNA--protein transferase 2-like isoform X2, translated to MEKTCCPSYTIRLKASDFVPSKEQQRVRRRLERFLDGELDAKPSEQTEEQDISFSREVSVSVRKSLGAAKTEQNNEVEPIMKDLSEQIDNAVQRCIRSGEFPCNIQIPKASVKKVISAKRKKLAEGSEELLYTSNIAFPIAAAIKHTQTREEGERNKKVEESRLLPEVVSEKLLSAMNKVGEFTGFKVKVCKGHINFLSATRVTSSDRNEEEGLGTTMTKSSSNNLHARKRKLEMHLKRSSFDPEEYELYKRYQLKVHNDKPESISETSYKRFLVDTPLIEVPPSSYDDQEKVPPCGFGSFHQQYRVDDRLIAVGVIDILPTCLSSKYLFWDPDFASLSIGNYSALQEIDWVKQNQAHCSTLEYYYLGYYIHSCSKMKYKAAYRPSELLCPLRYQWVPFEVAKPLLDKKPYSVLSNYTKVSRSSSSSQASETLGESTSEHEDMEQGVTNDDDDDDDDDDDDDEMYNSDEDSDSRRNRSDITNILISFDGPRLRYKDIPRIKNRMVLKQLESRLVNYRKVVGAELSERMVYELR
- the LOC104745324 gene encoding protein yippee-like At3g11230, which encodes MGRLFLVNLEGKSYSCKHCKTNLALYDDVVSKSFQSRHGKAYLFSKVVNVYAGKEEDRMMMTGLHTVVDIYCVKCGSYVGWRYEFAFEKNQKYKEGKSVLERYKVWGPDGNNYWVAQEVEAGDSDTDEA